From a single Herpetosiphon gulosus genomic region:
- a CDS encoding kelch repeat-containing protein, with protein MVFFARSRDLLPRLLSGLLLLTLIIMGLLVQSQAEAQTAQPQAIATSATTTMFSWQDGATVPQPRFESQGVFVNGKLYVIGGFISCCTQINATDLVDVYDLASNTWQRIASIPEAISHAPVVADGTDIYVLGGYLGNNPGGSTNHVWKLNTVTKTWSRGIDLPVARGGAGAAIVNRKIYFFGGAVRTAGVFDDTDFGDHYMLDLSLANPTWVSRAAMPNPRNHTAAGVVDGKIYAVGGQHGKAEESANQAEVDRYDPATNTWTRVADMPIPKGHTSSSTFGYRGRLLVIGGSINGGTSGLASADVLMYDPKSDVWMKLVSLPAYRKTPVADVWNNQLVVTTGGGYGQTDTTWIGNLPDSWEANGTMPVPLGEVASGIIGNKMYVVGQGNAATLRYNLTTGSYSSTTTLAQRALRGNHHAAEVINGKFYLFGGLDNSSDGKVQIYDPVSNTWAMGADMPFAAGASSSAVINGYAYVAGGIINGSTTTRVARYDPVANTWTEVAAMPRGRNHAASTTDGNKLYVFGGRGPGSGDGNNIANGFDTVQIYDPVANSWRSSMTDATIAPLPQARGGMGKAVYFDGEFYIFGGETLDGAGAVTGNVYDRVDIYNPILNRWRTGSPMPTARHGIFPVINGGRIYIAGGGTVAGFSQTNITEIYNPGIASDENAHLESNGQVGFDSEQVHGNTARGQWSWQTRNDVDRPGFSGNNYFAVLPNTGTLSDTNYTTMAPQLDYRVKFTTPGTYYVWLRGWADSGGDNSVHIGLNGQQSSSSDKMTLPIFSAWRWFRDTTDGVPSTITIPSAGVYTLNLWMREDGFRVDRLYLTTDVNFVPTDTQLTPTPTTAPTVTVSNPTATNTATATNTATNTPTNTPTTVPPTATDTATATEIPTNTPTATTVPPTSTDLPTATNTPEPSTTEPATNTPTPTITVTATNTTTAVPTTAVPTTAVPTVTETHTPTATVTMGTITPSETPTATVPTNETHRVYLPWASK; from the coding sequence ATGGTCTTTTTCGCTCGTTCAAGGGATTTGTTGCCCCGCTTGCTGAGCGGGTTGCTGCTGCTGACCTTGATCATTATGGGGTTGTTGGTGCAGTCGCAAGCCGAAGCCCAAACTGCTCAACCACAGGCTATTGCCACCAGTGCCACAACGACGATGTTTAGTTGGCAAGATGGCGCAACTGTGCCGCAACCACGTTTTGAATCGCAAGGGGTCTTTGTCAATGGCAAGTTGTATGTAATAGGTGGCTTTATTAGTTGTTGTACCCAAATTAATGCCACTGATTTGGTCGATGTGTATGATTTGGCCAGCAATACGTGGCAACGGATTGCCAGTATTCCCGAGGCGATCAGCCACGCTCCAGTTGTTGCCGATGGCACCGATATTTATGTGCTCGGCGGTTATTTGGGCAATAACCCAGGCGGTAGCACCAACCACGTTTGGAAGTTGAACACAGTTACGAAAACGTGGAGCCGTGGCATCGATTTACCAGTTGCTCGCGGTGGCGCTGGCGCAGCAATTGTCAATCGGAAAATTTATTTCTTCGGTGGTGCTGTGCGTACCGCTGGCGTATTTGATGATACGGACTTCGGCGACCACTATATGCTCGACTTGAGCCTCGCCAACCCAACATGGGTTTCTCGCGCTGCCATGCCCAACCCTCGTAACCACACCGCCGCTGGGGTGGTCGATGGTAAAATTTACGCCGTCGGCGGTCAGCATGGCAAAGCCGAAGAATCTGCCAATCAGGCCGAGGTTGATCGCTACGATCCAGCAACCAATACCTGGACTCGCGTTGCTGATATGCCAATTCCCAAAGGCCATACGTCATCATCAACCTTTGGCTATCGTGGCCGTTTGTTGGTGATTGGTGGCTCGATCAATGGTGGTACGAGTGGCCTTGCTTCGGCTGATGTGCTGATGTATGACCCCAAAAGCGATGTTTGGATGAAGTTGGTTTCGTTGCCAGCCTACCGTAAAACCCCAGTTGCCGATGTTTGGAATAACCAACTTGTGGTGACGACTGGCGGCGGTTATGGCCAAACTGATACCACCTGGATTGGCAATTTGCCCGATTCATGGGAAGCGAACGGCACCATGCCTGTGCCACTGGGCGAGGTCGCCAGCGGGATTATCGGCAATAAAATGTATGTTGTCGGCCAAGGCAATGCCGCAACCTTGCGCTACAATTTGACGACTGGTAGCTATAGCTCAACCACCACCTTGGCCCAACGAGCTTTGCGTGGCAATCACCACGCCGCCGAAGTGATCAACGGTAAATTCTATTTATTTGGTGGTCTCGATAATAGTAGCGATGGTAAAGTCCAAATCTATGATCCGGTGTCCAATACATGGGCTATGGGCGCAGATATGCCGTTTGCCGCTGGGGCTAGCTCCTCAGCCGTGATCAATGGTTATGCCTATGTTGCTGGCGGAATTATCAACGGCAGTACAACCACGCGGGTTGCCCGTTATGATCCAGTGGCGAACACGTGGACTGAAGTTGCTGCTATGCCACGAGGCCGCAATCACGCTGCTTCAACGACTGATGGTAACAAATTGTATGTCTTTGGTGGGCGTGGGCCAGGCAGCGGCGATGGTAATAATATTGCCAATGGCTTTGATACGGTCCAAATTTATGATCCTGTTGCCAATTCGTGGCGCTCAAGCATGACCGATGCCACGATTGCGCCGTTGCCGCAAGCCCGTGGTGGCATGGGTAAAGCCGTTTATTTTGACGGCGAGTTTTATATTTTTGGCGGCGAAACGCTTGATGGCGCAGGTGCAGTCACTGGTAACGTGTATGATCGGGTTGATATTTATAACCCAATTCTCAACCGCTGGCGCACTGGCTCACCCATGCCAACTGCCCGCCATGGCATCTTCCCCGTGATTAACGGCGGACGAATTTATATTGCGGGTGGTGGCACGGTTGCAGGCTTTAGCCAAACCAACATCACTGAAATTTATAACCCAGGGATTGCTAGCGACGAAAATGCCCACCTTGAAAGCAATGGTCAGGTTGGCTTCGATTCTGAGCAAGTCCATGGCAATACCGCCCGTGGTCAGTGGTCGTGGCAAACCCGCAATGATGTTGATCGGCCTGGCTTCAGCGGCAACAACTACTTTGCCGTCTTGCCCAATACTGGCACGCTTTCGGATACCAACTACACCACCATGGCTCCCCAGCTCGATTATCGCGTGAAGTTCACCACGCCTGGCACTTATTATGTGTGGCTGCGTGGCTGGGCCGATAGCGGCGGCGATAATTCGGTGCACATTGGCCTGAATGGCCAGCAATCAAGCTCATCGGATAAGATGACCTTGCCAATTTTCAGTGCTTGGCGTTGGTTCCGCGATACAACTGATGGTGTGCCTTCAACGATTACTATTCCAAGCGCTGGGGTTTATACCCTGAATTTGTGGATGCGTGAGGATGGTTTCCGCGTTGATCGCTTGTATCTGACGACTGATGTTAATTTTGTGCCAACTGACACCCAATTAACCCCAACTCCGACGACTGCGCCAACCGTGACGGTGAGCAATCCAACCGCGACCAACACCGCGACGGCAACCAATACCGCAACCAATACGCCAACTAACACACCTACAACGGTTCCGCCAACTGCGACCGATACGGCGACGGCGACCGAAATTCCAACTAATACGCCAACCGCCACGACGGTTCCGCCAACGTCAACTGATCTGCCAACTGCGACCAATACGCCTGAACCGTCAACGACTGAGCCAGCGACCAACACGCCGACTCCGACGATTACGGTAACGGCAACCAATACTACCACTGCAGTGCCAACGACGGCGGTTCCGACGACGGCAGTGCCAACGGTAACCGAAACGCATACACCGACGGCAACTGTTACGATGGGCACGATTACCCCAAGTGAAACGCCAACCGCGACAGTTCCAACGAATGAAACGCATCGAGTCTATCTACCTTGGGCTTCTAAATAA
- a CDS encoding roadblock/LC7 domain-containing protein, whose protein sequence is MSKTLRDVLNQFRTLENVELAAVAGTDGLLIESSARSGVDVDAICAVASNGLAMAEALGREINKGGSVQTVLEYDQGLILLEPVSSDAMLVVLTSSRELLGKLRYMAQAHRANLDAALAAI, encoded by the coding sequence ATGAGCAAGACACTGCGTGATGTGCTAAATCAATTTCGCACGCTGGAAAACGTAGAACTCGCTGCGGTTGCAGGAACCGATGGTCTTTTAATTGAAAGCTCAGCGCGTTCTGGGGTTGATGTTGACGCGATCTGCGCGGTAGCATCGAATGGCTTGGCCATGGCTGAGGCGCTCGGTCGGGAAATCAACAAAGGTGGCTCGGTGCAAACTGTGCTCGAATACGATCAAGGCTTGATCCTACTCGAACCAGTCAGCAGCGATGCTATGCTGGTCGTACTAACCAGTTCACGCGAACTGTTAGGCAAGTTACGCTATATGGCTCAAGCCCATCGTGCCAACTTAGATGCAGCCTTGGCCGCGATCTAA
- a CDS encoding roadblock/LC7 domain-containing protein, which yields MDPQLASLIVPPEEVAHIDECLTRLVEDTGGNYALLLDKSGQVIAASGDGNRQDTTALGALIAGSFASSQQIAKLLREKDFRMLLQQGVRENLFIALIDDQWILTIIFNKGTHIGLVKVLTKKATEELASVLERVRKQHKSRDEVLGSNFRTSMEDTIDLLFRD from the coding sequence ATGGACCCACAACTAGCTAGTTTAATTGTTCCGCCAGAGGAAGTCGCCCATATTGACGAATGTTTAACGCGCCTTGTGGAAGATACTGGCGGTAACTATGCGTTGCTGCTCGACAAAAGTGGCCAGGTTATTGCCGCTTCGGGTGATGGCAATCGCCAAGATACCACGGCCTTGGGCGCGTTGATCGCCGGATCGTTCGCCTCATCTCAACAGATCGCGAAACTGTTGCGTGAAAAGGATTTCCGCATGCTCTTGCAACAAGGTGTGCGCGAAAATCTCTTTATCGCCTTGATCGATGACCAATGGATTTTGACCATTATTTTCAATAAGGGTACGCACATTGGGCTGGTGAAGGTCTTGACCAAAAAGGCGACCGAAGAACTCGCCTCCGTCTTGGAGCGCGTGCGGAAACAACACAAATCGCGAGATGAAGTGTTGGGGAGCAATTTCCGTACTTCCATGGAAGATACGATTGATTTGCTTTTCCGCGACTAG
- a CDS encoding GTPase domain-containing protein, which translates to MAIINVGVREIHCKIVYYGPGMCGKTTNLQYIHSQVPREAKGDLLSIATETERTLFFDFLPLDLGKVRGFSTRFHLYTVPGQILYERTRVAVLNGADGVVFVADSQRDKLQEDIKSLQELARNITRQNKKFSEFPIVLQYNKRDMPGALPTPVMDKYLNPLGWQRYEAVATTGVGVFDTLKAISKLVISKL; encoded by the coding sequence ATGGCGATTATCAACGTAGGGGTTCGCGAAATTCACTGTAAAATTGTCTATTATGGCCCCGGTATGTGTGGCAAAACGACCAATTTGCAGTATATTCACAGCCAAGTACCCCGCGAAGCAAAAGGCGATCTATTGTCGATTGCAACCGAGACCGAACGCACGCTCTTTTTCGACTTTCTACCGCTCGACCTTGGTAAGGTGCGCGGTTTCTCAACCCGTTTCCATTTGTACACGGTTCCTGGCCAAATTTTGTACGAACGCACCCGCGTCGCCGTGCTGAATGGGGCCGATGGGGTGGTCTTCGTCGCCGACTCGCAACGTGATAAACTCCAAGAAGATATCAAAAGCTTGCAAGAGTTGGCCCGTAATATCACTCGCCAAAACAAGAAGTTCAGCGAATTCCCCATCGTGTTGCAATATAATAAACGTGATATGCCCGGCGCATTGCCTACTCCAGTCATGGATAAATATTTAAATCCGTTGGGCTGGCAACGCTATGAGGCCGTCGCAACCACTGGCGTAGGTGTATTCGATACACTCAAAGCCATTAGCAAACTCGTGATTAGCAAACTCTAA
- a CDS encoding DUF4388 domain-containing protein: MALEGNLRDLSISDLIQLVDLSKKTGATHVQALQGDESVEGYLYFRDGRITGATLGNLEPLEAALTFFTFHEGQFRFYEQAVPPPTITSSNEMIIMEGIDRQDRWAEIEQFVPNTNVVLRLVQNPDTGSRDINLAADEWRVLTMINGKNTVALIAERTGLGWFRSCEIVANLLRNGLIEKKELNLAESLFPQFEEMARGALGNSASVLLSEAYRRVGIEPTANNASNEQVHAAISAFEESIRLLVGRPNATQLADKLRERAVRILGSR; encoded by the coding sequence ATGGCACTTGAAGGTAATTTGCGAGATCTGAGTATCTCCGACCTGATTCAACTCGTTGACTTGAGTAAAAAAACAGGCGCAACTCATGTTCAGGCGCTCCAAGGCGATGAATCGGTTGAGGGCTACCTGTATTTTCGTGATGGCCGGATTACTGGTGCAACGCTTGGCAATTTGGAGCCGCTCGAAGCAGCCCTCACCTTCTTTACCTTCCACGAAGGTCAGTTCCGCTTTTATGAACAAGCTGTGCCACCGCCAACAATTACTTCATCCAACGAGATGATCATTATGGAAGGGATCGATCGCCAAGATCGCTGGGCCGAAATTGAGCAGTTTGTGCCCAATACTAATGTCGTCCTGCGCTTGGTGCAAAATCCCGATACCGGTTCGCGAGATATTAATCTCGCTGCCGATGAATGGCGCGTGCTGACGATGATCAATGGCAAAAATACTGTTGCTTTGATCGCCGAACGCACTGGTTTAGGTTGGTTTCGCTCGTGCGAAATTGTGGCAAATTTATTGCGCAATGGTTTAATCGAAAAAAAAGAGCTGAATCTGGCTGAGTCGTTGTTTCCTCAATTCGAGGAGATGGCCCGTGGAGCTTTAGGGAATTCAGCGAGTGTCTTGCTCTCCGAGGCTTATCGTCGAGTTGGCATCGAGCCAACCGCCAATAACGCTTCCAACGAGCAAGTTCATGCCGCAATCAGCGCATTCGAGGAGTCAATTCGTTTGTTGGTTGGTCGCCCGAATGCGACGCAATTGGCCGATAAATTACGCGAACGGGCCGTCCGCATCCTTGGTAGTCGCTAA
- a CDS encoding homoserine O-acetyltransferase — protein sequence MTDTVTLGDVPAVTQPAWGRSVGFVTPQVQIFTEPFRTASGALIPAPWQLSYETYGKLNADRSNVILLCHALSGDAHAAGRYSVHDSKAGWCEPFIGPGRAFDTERYFVICSNILGGCGGSTGPSSLHPHTGTHWGSRFPILTIGDMVAAQVRLLDALGIERLLAVAGGSLGGMQALEWAASWGDRVRGVIALATTARSSAMAMALSAAGRQAIVSDPDWRGGDYYGTAGPVNGLATARRIGHISYLSAEALEEKFDRRWQHEASPQWSHQPEFAVESYLDYQGRAFVQRFDANSYLVISRAMDYFDLAQRAGGLATAFANTQARFFVATWSSDWLYPERDGELIRQAAQAAGRAVVHYPFHSTKGHDAFLLEDAQLTPPLIDWLASLSA from the coding sequence ATGACCGATACCGTCACCTTGGGCGATGTGCCGGCCGTTACCCAACCTGCTTGGGGACGGTCGGTTGGTTTTGTAACGCCCCAAGTGCAAATCTTCACTGAGCCGTTTCGCACTGCGAGCGGCGCTTTGATTCCAGCACCATGGCAACTAAGCTATGAAACCTATGGCAAACTCAATGCCGATCGCTCAAATGTGATTTTGCTGTGCCATGCGCTTTCGGGCGATGCTCATGCTGCTGGTCGCTATAGTGTTCACGATAGCAAGGCTGGTTGGTGCGAACCCTTTATTGGCCCTGGCCGTGCCTTTGATACTGAGCGCTATTTCGTGATTTGCTCAAATATTTTGGGTGGTTGTGGCGGCTCAACTGGGCCATCATCGTTGCACCCTCACACCGGAACCCACTGGGGCAGCCGTTTTCCAATCTTGACGATTGGCGATATGGTGGCGGCCCAAGTACGATTGCTTGATGCTCTAGGTATCGAACGTTTGCTGGCGGTGGCTGGTGGCTCACTTGGTGGCATGCAAGCGCTCGAATGGGCAGCGAGCTGGGGTGATCGGGTGCGCGGGGTGATTGCTTTGGCTACTACCGCACGTTCCTCGGCCATGGCTATGGCCTTGAGTGCCGCTGGTCGCCAGGCGATTGTTAGTGATCCCGATTGGCGTGGTGGCGATTATTATGGTACGGCTGGCCCAGTCAATGGCTTAGCCACCGCCCGCCGAATCGGCCATATCAGCTATTTGAGTGCTGAAGCCTTAGAAGAAAAATTTGATCGGCGCTGGCAGCACGAAGCCTCGCCACAATGGAGCCATCAGCCCGAATTTGCGGTCGAGAGCTATCTCGATTATCAAGGCCGAGCGTTTGTGCAGCGCTTTGATGCCAACAGCTATCTGGTAATTTCGCGAGCAATGGATTATTTTGATTTGGCTCAGCGAGCTGGTGGTTTGGCCACAGCGTTTGCCAACACCCAAGCGCGATTTTTCGTGGCGACATGGAGCAGCGATTGGCTCTACCCTGAGCGTGATGGTGAGCTTATTCGTCAAGCGGCGCAGGCAGCGGGACGAGCAGTTGTGCATTATCCGTTTCATAGCACCAAAGGCCATGATGCCTTTTTGCTTGAGGACGCTCAACTAACCCCGCCATTGATCGATTGGCTTGCCAGTTTAAGCGCCTAA
- a CDS encoding homocysteine synthase produces MADEVQFTRFETLALHGGQKPDPTTGSRAVPIYQTTSYAFRDTDHAAALFSLAEPGNIYTRIMNPTNDVFEQRLALLEGGIGALALASGQAAETFAILNVAEAGDNIVSATNLYGGTYNLFHHTLPRWGVQTRFVDASDPENFRAAVDERTKAFYLESIGNPKLQIPDFEKIAQIAHEVGVPLIVDNTAATPFLLRPIEHGADIVVHSATKFIGGHGTTIGGVIVDAGKFDWAASGRFTQYTTPDQSYHGLRFADLGAPAYILKARVQLLRDFGSCLSPFNSFLLLQGLETLHLRLERHVQNAAAVAKFLTEHKNVEWVNYPGLPGHPSYELAQKYLPKGAGALVGFGLKGGLAAGRSFIDKLQLFSHLANIGDSKSLAIHPATTTHQQLTDEERLATGVTADYVRLSVGTEAIDDILADLEQALA; encoded by the coding sequence ATGGCAGACGAAGTACAATTCACCCGATTCGAAACCTTAGCGCTCCACGGTGGTCAAAAACCAGATCCAACCACTGGTTCGCGGGCTGTGCCAATTTACCAAACCACCTCGTATGCCTTTCGGGATACCGACCATGCTGCGGCGCTGTTCTCATTGGCCGAGCCTGGTAACATTTATACGCGGATTATGAACCCGACCAATGATGTGTTTGAGCAACGTTTGGCTTTGCTTGAAGGTGGGATTGGCGCTCTGGCTCTTGCATCAGGCCAAGCAGCCGAAACCTTCGCGATTTTGAACGTCGCTGAAGCTGGCGATAACATCGTTTCAGCAACCAACTTGTATGGTGGCACTTATAACTTGTTCCACCACACCTTGCCACGTTGGGGCGTGCAAACCCGCTTCGTCGATGCCAGCGACCCCGAAAATTTCCGCGCTGCGGTTGATGAACGCACCAAGGCCTTCTACTTGGAAAGCATTGGCAATCCCAAGTTGCAAATTCCTGATTTTGAAAAGATTGCCCAAATTGCCCATGAAGTTGGCGTGCCGTTGATTGTTGATAACACCGCTGCAACCCCATTCTTGTTGCGGCCAATCGAGCACGGCGCAGATATCGTAGTGCACTCAGCAACCAAATTTATTGGTGGCCATGGCACGACGATTGGTGGGGTAATTGTTGATGCAGGCAAGTTCGATTGGGCTGCTAGCGGTCGCTTTACCCAATACACCACGCCTGATCAATCGTATCACGGCTTGCGCTTTGCCGATTTGGGCGCACCAGCCTACATTCTCAAAGCTCGGGTGCAATTGCTGCGCGACTTTGGTTCATGTCTCAGCCCATTCAACTCGTTCTTGCTGTTGCAAGGCTTGGAAACCCTGCACCTACGCTTGGAACGCCACGTGCAAAATGCTGCGGCTGTGGCCAAGTTCTTAACTGAACATAAGAATGTCGAATGGGTCAACTACCCAGGTTTGCCCGGCCACCCATCATATGAATTGGCGCAAAAATATCTGCCTAAGGGTGCTGGTGCCTTGGTTGGCTTCGGGCTTAAAGGTGGTTTGGCTGCTGGTCGGAGCTTTATCGACAAGTTGCAATTGTTCTCGCACTTGGCCAACATCGGCGACTCGAAGTCGTTGGCGATTCACCCAGCGACCACAACTCACCAACAATTGACCGACGAAGAACGTTTGGCAACTGGCGTGACCGCCGATTATGTTCGCTTGTCAGTGGGTACGGAAGCCATCGACGATATTCTCGCCGATTTGGAACAAGCCCTTGCGTAA
- a CDS encoding ABC transporter permease, translated as MHAFWQIVRTELRLMGRDLTNLSFIVFFPAVMALVLGLQMPAGPSQTANALMMLAFGPMIFGIMAFPMSLVNYRERGMLRRLQITPISPLRYLLAQALVGLLLVLLGGLVVLILSVVVLKLPLPANPLGLIASFLVGAIAFSALGALLGSRIRNTRSIQVVSILVFGAMAVVLVSSTTSQSGLLQQIGAWVPARHLVQLIEANWLGSSFNIWPSLAILAVLTVVSLGSATKLFRWE; from the coding sequence ATGCACGCTTTTTGGCAAATTGTACGAACTGAATTGCGCTTGATGGGGCGTGATCTGACCAACCTCAGTTTTATTGTCTTTTTTCCAGCGGTGATGGCCTTGGTTTTGGGTTTACAAATGCCGGCTGGCCCGAGTCAAACCGCCAATGCCTTGATGATGTTGGCGTTTGGCCCGATGATTTTTGGCATTATGGCGTTCCCGATGAGCTTGGTCAATTATCGTGAGCGTGGCATGTTGCGGCGCTTACAAATTACCCCAATCTCGCCGTTGCGCTATTTGTTGGCTCAAGCCTTGGTTGGCTTGTTGTTGGTATTGCTAGGCGGCTTGGTTGTCTTAATTCTCAGCGTGGTCGTTTTAAAATTGCCGCTGCCTGCCAACCCGCTTGGCTTGATTGCGAGCTTTTTGGTTGGGGCAATTGCCTTTTCAGCCTTGGGAGCTTTGCTTGGCAGCCGCATTCGTAACACCCGCAGCATTCAAGTTGTCAGCATTTTGGTATTTGGAGCGATGGCGGTGGTGCTGGTTTCGAGCACAACCAGCCAATCGGGCCTGCTTCAACAAATTGGGGCTTGGGTGCCTGCACGCCATTTAGTGCAATTAATCGAAGCAAATTGGTTGGGATCAAGTTTCAATATTTGGCCAAGTTTGGCGATCTTGGCGGTGTTGACCGTGGTCAGTCTTGGCTCGGCAACCAAACTCTTTCGCTGGGAATAG
- a CDS encoding ABC transporter ATP-binding protein yields MAPVLVVEHLQKHYGNHKAVKDVSFSVEAGEIFGIVGPNGAGKTSSVECIIGLRPATAGTIQLLGRDLKQHGPYIRSKIGVQLQQATLPDRLTVAEALQLFGSFYPQARPWQKVLEEWGLAEQAKTAFANLSGGQKQRLFIALSLIHDPEIVFLDELTTGLDPQARRITWNLIQDVRKRGKTVVLVTHFMEEVERLCDRIAVIDQGTVIALDTPDRMIAAYQHDLRQQPVPSRDLPHPERVTFEDVFLRLIGQPAH; encoded by the coding sequence ATGGCTCCAGTATTGGTCGTAGAACATCTGCAAAAACACTATGGCAACCATAAAGCAGTCAAAGATGTTTCATTCAGTGTTGAGGCTGGGGAGATTTTTGGGATTGTTGGCCCGAACGGGGCCGGAAAAACGTCATCGGTGGAATGTATTATTGGCCTACGCCCGGCAACTGCTGGCACGATTCAGCTTTTGGGTCGCGATTTGAAGCAGCATGGCCCATATATTCGCAGCAAAATTGGCGTGCAATTGCAACAAGCGACTTTGCCTGATCGCCTGACGGTGGCCGAAGCACTCCAACTGTTTGGTTCGTTTTATCCCCAAGCACGGCCTTGGCAAAAAGTGCTCGAAGAATGGGGCTTGGCTGAACAAGCCAAAACGGCATTTGCCAATCTTTCTGGTGGTCAGAAACAGCGTTTGTTTATCGCGCTTAGCCTAATCCACGACCCCGAAATTGTTTTTCTCGATGAATTGACGACCGGTCTCGATCCGCAAGCACGGCGGATTACCTGGAATTTAATTCAAGATGTGCGCAAGCGTGGCAAAACTGTGGTTTTGGTCACCCACTTTATGGAAGAAGTTGAGCGTTTATGCGACCGAATTGCCGTAATTGATCAAGGCACAGTGATTGCGCTCGATACACCAGATCGTATGATTGCGGCCTATCAACATGATTTGCGCCAACAACCAGTGCCCAGCCGCGACTTGCCGCACCCCGAACGAGTAACTTTTGAAGATGTCTTTTTACGCTTGATCGGCCAGCCCGCCCATTAA
- a CDS encoding lantibiotic dehydratase C-terminal domain-containing protein, translated as MPNPSQWHYRQVFLQPPNTPTPTKPDLRQVCDRMLLDWEKTFGEHGSLQPHIDRWFFIRYGEGGYHVRLRYQSPPEQRTTTIDPLLDAELLRFFQAHAASVGLQQTPQAIDELYAAGYLRDLTYEPEYAKYAGTLGMALAEQHFAYSSAICLRVLQASATSGVARSFWVLELVHDLLEQFSPDPYVQALIVRSYLDYWIAQVVGDRAAFIQGLEQHYERQAAVIRQRLGSLRHNQLYPLFADWREHLRSHFADLQTAEANQHLQSSVTAHFQRYQAELPTILAEYPLTGLLFVPNYLHLVQNRLGLSVMQEIQLLYMLYRVQIAELDVAPTSVPLILEPR; from the coding sequence ATGCCGAATCCAAGCCAATGGCACTATCGCCAAGTATTTCTACAACCACCGAATACGCCAACCCCAACCAAGCCTGATCTGCGCCAGGTCTGCGATCGAATGCTGCTCGATTGGGAAAAAACCTTTGGTGAGCATGGCAGCTTGCAGCCGCATATCGATCGCTGGTTTTTTATTCGCTACGGCGAGGGCGGCTATCATGTGCGGTTGCGCTACCAAAGCCCGCCCGAACAGCGCACAACTACGATCGATCCCTTGCTGGATGCTGAGCTGTTGCGATTTTTTCAGGCCCATGCCGCAAGCGTTGGTTTGCAGCAAACGCCGCAGGCAATTGATGAACTATATGCAGCGGGCTATCTGCGCGATCTGACCTATGAGCCAGAATATGCCAAATATGCTGGCACGCTAGGTATGGCTTTGGCCGAACAGCATTTTGCCTATTCCAGTGCGATTTGCCTGCGAGTGTTGCAGGCTAGTGCAACCAGCGGCGTGGCTCGCTCGTTTTGGGTGCTCGAACTGGTTCATGATCTGCTAGAGCAATTTAGCCCTGATCCGTATGTCCAAGCCTTGATTGTGCGCAGCTACCTCGATTATTGGATTGCCCAGGTGGTGGGTGATCGTGCGGCCTTTATTCAAGGCTTGGAGCAGCATTACGAGCGCCAAGCAGCGGTAATTCGCCAGCGTTTGGGCAGCTTGCGCCACAACCAGCTGTATCCATTATTTGCTGATTGGCGCGAACATCTGCGCAGCCATTTTGCCGATTTGCAGACAGCTGAAGCCAATCAGCACTTGCAATCGAGCGTAACAGCGCATTTTCAGCGCTATCAAGCTGAACTGCCAACCATTTTGGCCGAATATCCACTGACTGGCTTGCTCTTTGTGCCCAATTATCTACATTTGGTGCAAAATCGTTTGGGCTTGAGCGTGATGCAAGAGATCCAATTGCTGTATATGCTCTATCGAGTACAAATTGCTGAACTCGATGTTGCGCCAACCAGCGTGCCATTGATTCTAGAGCCACGCTAG